One part of the Phycisphaeraceae bacterium genome encodes these proteins:
- a CDS encoding thiolase family protein, which yields MAVPVIVSAKRTPVGKFFGGLSSVPSPQLGAFAIQAVLNEVPSIKEHIGETIMGCVLQAGLGQNPARQAALKAGLPSSMNAVTINKVCGSGLQAVMLAAQSIKAGDNECVIAGGFENMTAAPHFAHVRSGVKYGPATMQDVMAHDGLTCAFECWAMGNAADHIAHKYNISREEQDRYSAQSHQRAAKATQQGWFNNEMVALTGEQVGNRKNPGPDGGVSADEGIRGDSTPDGLARLRAVFTKDGSVTAGNASQISDGAAAVAVCSEDKANSLGIKPIAKILAYHTHGVDPKDIFAAPIGGVSGVLAKAGLSVNDIDLFEINEAFAAQVLCNIKELGISEDKLNIGGGGIALGHPIGASGARVLTTLVHQLHRTGGKRGVAALCLGGGNAVAMVVETC from the coding sequence ATGGCAGTTCCTGTGATTGTGTCAGCAAAGCGAACCCCGGTCGGCAAGTTCTTTGGCGGACTGAGCAGTGTTCCGTCGCCGCAACTCGGTGCGTTTGCGATACAGGCAGTGCTCAATGAGGTTCCCTCCATCAAGGAACACATTGGTGAGACGATCATGGGATGTGTGCTCCAGGCTGGGCTTGGGCAGAATCCCGCTCGTCAGGCTGCGCTCAAAGCGGGGCTGCCCAGTTCGATGAATGCCGTCACCATCAACAAGGTCTGCGGCTCTGGCTTGCAGGCGGTAATGCTGGCGGCCCAGTCGATCAAGGCTGGCGATAACGAGTGCGTCATTGCTGGCGGCTTCGAGAATATGACAGCTGCGCCGCACTTTGCGCATGTGCGATCTGGTGTGAAGTATGGCCCAGCCACAATGCAGGACGTGATGGCGCACGACGGGCTGACATGCGCGTTCGAGTGCTGGGCGATGGGCAATGCAGCCGACCATATCGCGCATAAGTACAACATCTCGCGCGAAGAGCAGGATCGTTACAGCGCCCAGTCGCATCAGCGTGCTGCAAAGGCGACTCAGCAGGGCTGGTTCAACAACGAGATGGTTGCATTGACCGGTGAGCAGGTTGGCAATCGCAAGAATCCGGGACCTGACGGCGGTGTCTCTGCTGACGAGGGCATTCGTGGCGATTCCACGCCCGATGGGCTTGCAAGATTACGAGCAGTCTTTACAAAGGATGGCAGCGTGACCGCGGGCAATGCCTCGCAGATCTCCGATGGTGCTGCAGCGGTTGCGGTGTGCTCTGAGGACAAGGCAAACTCACTGGGCATCAAGCCAATCGCCAAGATCCTTGCGTACCACACGCACGGTGTTGATCCGAAGGATATCTTCGCAGCGCCTATTGGTGGCGTGTCGGGTGTACTCGCAAAAGCCGGGCTGAGTGTCAACGACATCGACCTGTTCGAGATCAACGAAGCGTTCGCTGCGCAGGTGCTGTGCAACATCAAGGAACTCGGCATCTCCGAGGATAAGCTCAATATTGGTGGCGGTGGCATCGCGCTCGGCCACCCGATCGGTGCCAGCGGTGCGCGTGTGCTGACAACACTTGTGCATCAGCTCCATCGCACCGGCGGCAAGCGAGGTGTTGCAGCGCTGTGTCTCGGCGGTGGCAACGCTGTCGCAATGGTTGTTGAGACCTGCTGA
- a CDS encoding class I SAM-dependent methyltransferase: MPIASSHEISSTESSTRTNVVYDRSTWPAFPTLSGDSEQFLGAQSCWPFPEWLDKQSAAVQMLARLYEQPRSCPKCISPEAGMLLHALTQVITPKLALEVGSYLGVSTIWMASAMRNTLSPRTARLFGTDIYGSWPSNTIHDRMVRWAKLQRAKRHIAQSQLQRVAQLHIGDAQTLVSRVHAAAHIAGHDPLVGMAFIDGDHTLAGVASDLNAIEPVLGKGSCVVLHDVFPEQCGCDGPRLLLDHLSTHVSGTYEMCDLYTAPLNYGITVLRRLDGVEISPATYDNLQHDHDARVMIAFALARNLHPSEVVCSGNLHMDVINALASGMELARIDPLRSKGETPICQLIMLENDNTNQTPSPISTNTIFAMHAIRTNMGTKVVRTHTDAPCTNIDMCVIEAENDSDTHAIQQLITQLHVGGHVLSFGSHPRDIASHLNIPMQWCRLREHPCPIDIGQRVT; the protein is encoded by the coding sequence ATGCCAATCGCAAGTTCACACGAGATCAGCAGCACTGAGAGTTCCACGCGAACCAACGTTGTGTACGATCGAAGCACATGGCCTGCATTTCCCACACTCTCTGGCGACAGCGAACAGTTCCTTGGGGCGCAGAGTTGTTGGCCGTTTCCCGAGTGGCTCGACAAACAATCTGCCGCAGTACAGATGCTTGCCAGACTCTATGAACAACCGAGATCGTGTCCAAAGTGCATATCGCCGGAAGCGGGCATGCTTCTGCATGCACTGACACAAGTGATAACACCAAAGCTTGCTCTTGAGGTCGGAAGCTATCTCGGTGTTTCCACAATTTGGATGGCAAGCGCCATGCGCAATACTCTATCACCACGCACAGCAAGGCTCTTTGGCACGGACATATACGGATCGTGGCCGAGCAACACAATCCACGACAGGATGGTGCGATGGGCGAAGCTGCAACGGGCAAAGAGGCACATTGCGCAATCGCAGTTGCAACGGGTAGCCCAACTTCACATCGGTGATGCCCAGACGCTTGTGTCACGTGTTCACGCAGCAGCACACATCGCGGGGCACGATCCGTTAGTTGGTATGGCTTTCATTGATGGGGATCACACGCTCGCAGGAGTCGCGTCAGATCTGAATGCGATAGAGCCGGTGCTTGGCAAGGGATCGTGCGTTGTATTGCACGATGTGTTCCCCGAGCAGTGTGGGTGCGATGGCCCACGCCTGCTGCTCGATCATCTCAGCACGCACGTATCCGGCACATATGAGATGTGCGATCTGTACACCGCACCGTTGAACTACGGCATCACAGTGCTGCGAAGGCTCGATGGAGTCGAGATCTCACCTGCAACATATGACAATCTCCAACACGATCATGACGCAAGAGTCATGATCGCCTTTGCACTGGCACGCAACCTGCATCCATCCGAAGTCGTCTGCTCTGGGAATCTTCACATGGATGTCATTAACGCACTCGCATCAGGCATGGAACTCGCCCGGATTGATCCACTCAGATCAAAGGGGGAAACACCGATTTGCCAACTCATCATGCTTGAGAACGACAACACGAACCAAACTCCTTCGCCAATATCAACTAACACCATCTTCGCTATGCATGCGATCAGAACAAACATGGGCACGAAGGTTGTACGCACACATACTGATGCTCCATGCACCAACATAGATATGTGCGTGATTGAAGCCGAGAACGACTCGGACACTCACGCGATACAGCAACTGATCACACAACTGCATGTTGGCGGACATGTGCTGAGCTTTGGCTCTCATCCGCGCGACATCGCAAGCCATCTCAATATACCAATGCAGTGGTGCAGGCTCCGCGAACACCCATGCCCAATAGATATTGGACAGCGTGTAACTTGA
- a CDS encoding PAS domain-containing protein has product MTTGQNREFPPVTEGDTTHPSSSNSKTPPTSVGVSPVWNMFVADPAVGVVITNLDAVIVYANKKSAQLFVGVDDPGVVIGKSMYDVASKEWVEERLKVYRRIAETGQPAIMRHIRRGRQLQSTVHAIPTPPGEAMQFLSITHEGEHTIEGEDEDFFVFESGVMDLGPLDVLSTRELEVLALIGQGLTTQEIAEVLFRSPKTIEGHRDSIAKKLGESSRIRLGQIARSAGLELADASLKRLKDEPSIEDTEL; this is encoded by the coding sequence ATGACCACGGGTCAAAACAGGGAGTTTCCCCCGGTGACCGAAGGCGACACGACTCATCCTTCCTCTTCAAACTCGAAGACCCCTCCGACTTCAGTCGGTGTTTCTCCTGTCTGGAACATGTTTGTTGCTGATCCAGCGGTTGGTGTGGTGATTACGAATCTCGATGCGGTAATTGTCTACGCAAACAAGAAGTCGGCACAACTCTTTGTTGGTGTCGACGATCCAGGTGTCGTTATTGGCAAGTCAATGTACGATGTCGCATCAAAGGAGTGGGTAGAAGAGCGACTCAAGGTGTATCGACGGATTGCAGAGACAGGTCAGCCCGCCATCATGCGACATATCAGACGAGGTCGACAACTGCAATCAACGGTTCATGCTATCCCAACGCCTCCGGGTGAAGCGATGCAGTTTCTTTCCATCACACATGAGGGTGAACACACAATTGAGGGAGAAGACGAGGATTTTTTTGTGTTTGAATCGGGTGTGATGGATCTTGGCCCGCTTGATGTGCTTTCCACGCGAGAGCTTGAGGTGCTTGCGCTCATTGGACAGGGACTGACCACGCAGGAAATTGCGGAGGTGTTGTTCCGGTCGCCCAAGACGATCGAGGGGCATCGCGATTCAATTGCGAAGAAGCTGGGTGAATCCAGCAGGATTCGGCTTGGACAGATTGCGCGGAGTGCTGGCCTCGAACTCGCCGACGCATCACTGAAGCGTTTGAAGGATGAGCCGTCCATCGAAGATACCGAACTGTAA